A stretch of the Notolabrus celidotus isolate fNotCel1 chromosome 3, fNotCel1.pri, whole genome shotgun sequence genome encodes the following:
- the tppp3 gene encoding tubulin polymerization-promoting protein family member 3, whose protein sequence is MAESTDMENLLVSFKKFAIHGDTKATGKELNGKNWAKLCKDCKIIDGKGVTGTDVDIVFSKVKQKTSRVITYEEFRRALEDLAPKRFKGQSKEEALDSIFKLVEGREPTNVGVTKVAKTKAVDRLTDSSKYTGSHKERFDETGKGKGREGREELVDNTGYVGAYKNAGTYDTKVKTEKE, encoded by the exons ATGGCGGAGAGCACAGACATGGAGAATCTCCTGGTGTCTTTTAAGAAGTTTGCCATCCATGGAGACACAAAGGCCACAGGGAAGGAGCTGAACGGGAAGAACTGGGCCAAACTGTGCAAGGACTGCAAGATCATCGACGGCAAGGGTGTCACCGGCACAGACGTGGACATCGTCTTCTCCAAAGTCAA ACAGAAGACGTCTCGGGTCATCACCTACGAGGAGTTTCGGAGAGCTCTGGAAGACCTGGCTCCCAAAAGGTTCAAAGGTCAAAGTAAAGAGGAGGCGCTGGACTCCATCTTCAAACTGGTGGAAGGCAGAGAGCCAACAAACGTTGGAGTGACG AAAGTAGCAAAGACCAAGGCAGTGGACCGTCTGACCGACTCGTCCAAGTACACTGGATCACACAAGGAGCGCTTCGACGAGACCGGCAAGGGCAAAGGTCGCGAAGGGCGTGAGGAGCTGGTGGACAACACGGGCTACGTGGGAGCGTACAAGAACGCCGGAACGTACGACACGAAGGTGAAGACGGAGAAAGAATGA